One window from the genome of Bacillus tianshenii encodes:
- a CDS encoding DUF2188 domain-containing protein, protein MANKDNQYVVRHGDKWAVRGKNKSRVAKTFDTQRDAISYGRERAKSNSSELRIQGKNGKFRDSDSYGNDPNPPSICIESYTSTRWVTMLTLYTSSHNLTIVVLSSYSTTSGMTEAHPVKV, encoded by the coding sequence ATGGCAAACAAAGATAATCAATACGTTGTAAGACACGGAGATAAATGGGCAGTTCGTGGTAAAAACAAATCAAGGGTAGCAAAAACATTCGATACTCAAAGGGATGCTATAAGTTATGGAAGAGAACGGGCCAAAAGCAACAGTTCAGAATTAAGGATTCAAGGAAAAAATGGTAAGTTTCGTGATTCAGACAGCTATGGGAATGACCCAAACCCACCAAGTATCTGTATAGAATCCTATACGTCAACTCGGTGGGTTACTATGTTAACTCTTTATACATCTTCTCATAATTTAACCATTGTAGTTTTAAGTTCATATTCAACTACATCCGGAATGACTGAAGCACATCCAGTTAAAGTGTAA
- a CDS encoding DUF3997 domain-containing protein, with product MKIALKKNEDIWGSEVIPTKVTEVAWNDNYILAKQVGLKEDPDSSNGYKIPNKDDVNFWILNYKSVEVFGPLGSNDFIKKKNKLEISQDVELKKIQDIK from the coding sequence ATGAAAATTGCTCTTAAAAAGAATGAAGATATTTGGGGAAGCGAAGTTATCCCGACTAAAGTTACAGAGGTTGCTTGGAACGATAATTATATCCTTGCAAAACAGGTCGGTTTGAAAGAAGACCCTGATAGTAGTAATGGTTATAAAATTCCTAATAAAGATGACGTGAATTTTTGGATATTAAATTATAAGTCGGTAGAAGTATTTGGTCCTTTGGGTAGCAATGATTTTATTAAAAAGAAGAATAAGTTGGAAATATCACAAGATGTGGAATTGAAGAAGATTCAGGATATAAAATAG
- a CDS encoding DUF2281 domain-containing protein yields MNTARERLLKIINEIPEQEVDKILDFAEYLKAKAETNLSEDLTKASESSIDFWDNDIDDEVWNDV; encoded by the coding sequence ATGAATACTGCAAGGGAACGATTACTTAAAATTATTAATGAAATTCCAGAGCAAGAAGTCGATAAAATTTTAGACTTTGCTGAATATTTAAAGGCAAAAGCAGAAACAAATCTATCAGAAGATTTAACAAAAGCGAGTGAAAGTAGCATTGATTTTTGGGATAATGATATAGATGATGAGGTTTGGAATGATGTATAA
- a CDS encoding type II toxin-antitoxin system PemK/MazF family toxin → MMYKQGDIVLIPVPFSDLSNRKQRPVLVISNDDYNYATDDILVVAITSQLKDLDYSVVIEQKNLDEGTLKVTSAVRADKVYTLSKGIIRKRFGKVNTDVLNSVRTKIEHLIK, encoded by the coding sequence ATGATGTATAAACAAGGTGATATTGTTTTAATTCCAGTGCCATTCAGTGACTTATCCAATAGAAAACAACGTCCTGTTCTTGTTATTTCAAACGATGATTATAATTATGCGACTGATGATATTCTTGTTGTTGCTATTACATCACAATTAAAAGATCTTGATTATTCAGTGGTAATTGAACAAAAAAACTTAGACGAAGGTACTCTTAAAGTTACATCAGCAGTGAGAGCTGACAAAGTATATACACTTTCAAAAGGAATTATCAGAAAAAGGTTTGGCAAAGTGAACACAGATGTATTAAATAGTGTACGAACTAAAATAGAACACTTAATAAAATAG
- a CDS encoding aminopeptidase yields the protein MIKGIYEFISEAQLKKYAELAVRAGVNLQKNQLLIIHSDIQNATFARLIQTAAYEAGASNVFIDWTDEQSTKEFYLNAADSVIDHFPDWQAARFKEWDDAGAAYIHIISENLDVFKEVSTERISRFQKASRTKLRDYYAKIRSHEVRWCLLAVPYVGWATKVFPNLSKEEALQSLWELILKGSRAAGKNPIKDWESHNRAFESRKKILNESQFEALHFTNSRGTDLLVGLPKNHLYIGGGVIDKNGIPFFPNIPTEEIFTAPHKNKVNGKLVGTKPLIYGGSVIDEFHLIFKEGRITDYYAAKGQKVLQNLIETDEGSHYLGEIALVSNKSPLAQTDTLFYNTLFDENTACHIGIGNASPSNIQNGIDQSEEELKEAGLNTSLLLANVTFGTEDMKVVGIKEGGTEVLLMKNGDFQF from the coding sequence ATGATTAAAGGGATATATGAATTTATAAGTGAAGCACAGTTAAAGAAGTATGCAGAACTTGCTGTACGAGCTGGTGTAAATCTGCAAAAAAATCAATTATTGATTATTCATAGTGATATACAAAATGCTACGTTTGCACGTCTAATCCAAACGGCAGCCTACGAGGCAGGAGCTTCAAATGTATTTATAGATTGGACAGACGAACAGTCTACCAAAGAATTTTACTTAAATGCAGCAGATAGTGTAATCGATCACTTTCCTGATTGGCAGGCTGCCCGTTTTAAGGAGTGGGACGATGCAGGTGCTGCGTACATCCATATTATTTCTGAAAACTTAGATGTCTTTAAAGAGGTTTCTACAGAAAGGATAAGTCGTTTCCAAAAAGCTTCTCGTACCAAATTGAGGGATTATTATGCGAAAATTAGATCCCACGAGGTACGCTGGTGTCTTCTAGCTGTTCCATACGTTGGATGGGCAACTAAAGTATTTCCCAACCTAAGTAAAGAAGAAGCTTTACAATCATTATGGGAATTAATTTTAAAAGGATCTCGGGCAGCTGGAAAAAATCCTATAAAAGATTGGGAGAGTCACAATAGAGCCTTCGAGTCCCGAAAAAAAATCCTAAACGAGAGCCAATTTGAAGCCTTGCATTTTACAAATAGCCGTGGAACTGATTTATTAGTTGGTCTACCTAAAAATCATCTCTATATCGGTGGGGGTGTCATAGATAAAAATGGAATACCTTTCTTTCCGAACATTCCTACGGAAGAAATATTTACTGCTCCCCATAAAAATAAGGTGAATGGCAAATTGGTAGGTACTAAACCTCTTATCTATGGTGGGAGTGTCATCGATGAATTTCATCTGATTTTTAAAGAAGGACGGATTACCGACTATTATGCCGCAAAGGGACAAAAAGTGTTACAAAATCTCATCGAAACAGACGAAGGTTCACATTATCTAGGGGAAATTGCCTTAGTCTCTAATAAATCTCCTCTTGCTCAGACAGATACTCTTTTTTACAATACCTTGTTTGATGAAAATACAGCCTGTCATATTGGAATCGGAAATGCATCTCCCTCCAATATCCAAAATGGCATTGACCAATCTGAGGAAGAGTTGAAGGAAGCTGGTCTGAATACTTCACTTTTGTTAGCCAATGTGACCTTTGGTACCGAAGATATGAAAGTAGTGGGCATTAAAGAAGGTGGAACTGAAGTCCTGCTAATGAAGAATGGGGATTTCCAATTCTAA
- a CDS encoding DUF4085 family protein — MKYRTKELEEQNEVYSYLTYFTLLEQVKESNSISNETMREAFENIKPWLMKWLPGDLLVHVEDGTLMQSNSYEPSIELVRRINEWINKFEEKTREISKNYAEYSSSINHLLPKNLLDLLENTPYDARIVSYNQPDKSNLIIHFNETAICYKNEFSLSFKGVKVFEFDEEVTNFNWNVTEAYLTEEANFELRALLWKSGRRTTQNEICIIAEDVLIETEK, encoded by the coding sequence ATGAAATATAGAACTAAAGAACTTGAAGAACAAAATGAGGTTTATAGCTATTTAACGTATTTTACATTATTAGAACAAGTAAAAGAGAGCAACTCTATCTCAAATGAGACCATGCGAGAGGCGTTTGAGAACATAAAACCTTGGTTAATGAAATGGCTTCCGGGTGATTTGTTAGTTCATGTTGAAGATGGAACTTTAATGCAATCTAATTCATATGAACCGTCAATTGAGCTGGTAAGAAGGATAAATGAATGGATAAATAAGTTTGAAGAAAAAACAAGGGAAATAAGTAAGAATTATGCTGAGTACAGCAGCTCTATAAACCACTTACTACCTAAAAACTTATTGGACTTACTTGAAAATACACCTTACGATGCAAGAATTGTGTCGTATAATCAGCCCGATAAAAGCAATTTAATTATACATTTTAATGAAACTGCAATATGTTATAAAAATGAATTTTCACTTTCGTTTAAAGGTGTGAAAGTTTTTGAGTTTGATGAAGAGGTTACTAATTTTAATTGGAATGTAACTGAAGCATATTTAACCGAGGAAGCAAATTTTGAACTAAGGGCACTCCTTTGGAAGTCAGGTAGAAGAACAACTCAAAACGAAATCTGTATTATTGCTGAAGATGTTCTGATTGAGACTGAAAAATAG
- a CDS encoding MarR family transcriptional regulator yields MSKLINSFGFLTGKVVQLLEEDFVDKLKLFEIDARQYGMLVKVYENPGMSQKKIAEELKIDRTTMAERAEKLELLNYITRVKNPEDKRTYCLNITDKGIEILEKCWELLRQSEEGVLFPLNDKEKESFKSYLLKIYNTWEGDKSE; encoded by the coding sequence TTGAGTAAACTTATTAATTCATTTGGATTTCTTACAGGAAAAGTTGTTCAGTTATTAGAGGAAGATTTTGTCGATAAGTTAAAGTTGTTTGAAATTGATGCAAGACAATATGGAATGTTAGTTAAAGTGTATGAAAATCCAGGTATGTCCCAAAAAAAAATTGCAGAAGAGCTAAAAATAGACCGTACAACAATGGCAGAGCGTGCCGAAAAGTTAGAGTTATTAAATTACATTACAAGAGTTAAGAATCCTGAAGATAAAAGAACTTATTGTCTTAATATTACAGACAAAGGTATAGAAATATTAGAAAAATGTTGGGAATTGTTAAGGCAGTCTGAAGAAGGTGTTTTATTTCCATTAAATGATAAAGAAAAAGAAAGTTTTAAAAGTTATTTATTAAAGATTTATAATACATGGGAGGGTGATAAAAGTGAATAG
- a CDS encoding rhodanese-like domain-containing protein — protein sequence MEYFESRIESTFSPMDYLQAKKANPDNYFLIDVRNGTPDLKKEKIEGAIEIPQAELLNHLSDLPKDKEIIVYCWDVWCNTASKSAVVLLENGLSVKELSGGIASWKTMNLPTTPLSDFNKECGC from the coding sequence ATGGAATATTTTGAAAGTCGAATTGAATCAACATTTAGTCCTATGGATTACTTGCAGGCCAAAAAAGCGAACCCTGATAATTATTTTCTTATTGATGTTAGAAATGGTACACCAGATTTAAAGAAGGAAAAAATTGAAGGTGCAATAGAAATACCCCAAGCAGAATTATTAAATCATTTATCAGATTTACCTAAAGATAAGGAGATAATCGTTTACTGTTGGGATGTTTGGTGTAACACTGCATCCAAGTCTGCCGTTGTTCTTTTAGAAAATGGTTTGTCGGTAAAGGAATTAAGTGGTGGGATTGCATCTTGGAAGACAATGAATTTACCAACAACTCCATTATCTGATTTTAATAAAGAATGTGGATGTTAA
- a CDS encoding IS1182 family transposase (programmed frameshift) yields the protein MRLFHTNKDRQYEMEFVHIEELVPEDHLLRKIDKYIDFSFILEKVRPYYCEDNGRPSLDPLVLFKMMFIGYFYGIRSERQLEREIQTNVAYRWFLGLHLNDKVPHHSTISWNRRTRFKGTTVFQDIFDEIVHQAMSHRMVGGRVLFTDSTHLKANANRHQFTREEVEEETRDYIDELNKAVEEDRIQNGKKPLKPKEEVKETKTIRVSKTDPESGYLYRENKPEGFFYLDHRTTDLKYNVITDVHVTPGNLHDSVPYLNRLDLQVEKFGFDLEGVGLDAGYLTMPICKGLTDRNIFGVIAHRRYSSTKGLMPKWKFKFDEERNVYVCPQGETLTYRTTTREGYREYKSDPKKCEECSLLESCTRSKNHQKVLTRHMWEDRKEQIRRNRLSKEGKVITQKRRETVERSFADSKELHGLRYCRLRGLENVKEQALLTAACQNMKKIALHLSRQNG from the exons ATAAGGTTGTTTCATACAAATAAAGACCGACAATACGAAATGGAGTTTGTACATATTGAAGAGCTAGTCCCAGAAGACCATCTCTTACGAAAAATTGATAAATATATTGATTTCTCCTTTATCCTTGAAAAAGTTCGTCCTTATTATTGCGAAGATAATGGGCGTCCCTCTCTCGATCCTCTCGTTCTTTTCAAAATGATGTTTATCGGCTATTTTTATGGTATTCGTTCCGAACGTCAGCTTGAACGTGAAATTCAGACAAATGTCGCTTACCGATGGTTTTTAGGGCTTCATCTAAATGATAAGGTTCCTCACCATTCAACGATTAGTTGGAATCGGCGTACACGATTCAAAGGCACAACGGTTTTTCAAGACATTTTTGATGAAATCGTTCATCAAGCGATGAGTCATCGTATGGTCGGTGGTCGAGTGCTGTTTACGGATTCGACTCATTTGAAGGCAAATGCCAACCGACACCAATTTACACGGGAAGAAGTAGAAGAAGAAACACGGGATTATATTGATGAACTTAACAAAGCTGTGGAAGAGGATCGGATCCAGAATGGAAAAAAGCCCCTTAAACCGAAAGAGGAGGTGAAAGAAACAAAAACGATCCGCGTTAGTAAGACGGATCCTGAGAGTGGTTACCTATACCGTGAGAATAAGCCAGAAGGGTTCTTTTATTTAGATCATAGAACGACTGACCTGAAATATAATGTGATTACCGATGTTCATGTCACTCCAGGCAACCTTCACGATTCTGTTCCTTATTTGAATCGGTTAGACCTACAGGTTGAAAAGTTTGGCTTTGATTTAGAAGGTGTGGGACTGGACGCTGGTTACTTAACAATGCCGATTTGTAAGGGGTTAACTGACCGTAACATTTTTGGAGTCATTGCTCATCGTCGGTACAGTTCGACGAAAGGACTTATGCCAAAGTGGAAATTTAAATTTGATGAAGAACGAAATGTTTATGTATGTCCACAGGGAGAAACGTTAACCTATCGCACCACTACAAGAGAAGGGTACCGCGAATACAAATCCGATCCAAAAAAGTGTGAAGAGTGTTCATTACTTGAAAGCTGTACACGGTCTAAAAATCATCAAAAGGTTCTCACCCGACACATGTGGGAGGACCGAAAAGAACAAATCCGACGAAATCGCTTATCCAAAGAAGGAAAAGTGATTACACAAAAAAGAAGAGAAACCGTTGAGCGAAGCTTCGCAGATTCAAAAGAACTGCATGGGCTTCGCTATTGCAGGTTGAGGGGATTGGAAAATGTAAAAGAGCAGGCATTACTTACAGCTGCCTGCCAGAACATG AAAAAGATTGCCCTTCACCTATCCAGACAGAATGGATAG
- a CDS encoding TetR/AcrR family transcriptional regulator: MAKPNVISKGDLIKSAKECLVNNGIDKFTLRSVAELAGVTQGTIYYHFKTKEQLLLDIVQDICESSWSEISQRSNQYIISQAIESAKSRCSYDSFYHKLFFTLVVSSFNNIKIRSQLGELTQFENDELAKNLLNLWSKSPLDGVSVETWGILINAIVDGIALQAMVQKDFPVEKTYEELERLFIVFTQLLNEGDK, encoded by the coding sequence TTGGCAAAACCCAATGTTATTAGTAAAGGAGACTTAATTAAAAGTGCAAAAGAGTGTTTAGTTAATAATGGGATAGACAAATTCACCTTACGATCAGTTGCAGAGCTGGCAGGAGTAACACAGGGAACAATCTATTATCATTTTAAAACGAAGGAGCAGTTGTTATTAGATATTGTTCAAGATATTTGTGAAAGTTCGTGGTCAGAGATTTCACAACGAAGTAATCAATATATTATTAGTCAAGCAATTGAATCAGCTAAAAGTCGATGTTCTTATGATTCCTTTTATCATAAACTATTTTTTACTTTAGTTGTATCGAGTTTTAACAATATAAAAATAAGAAGTCAATTAGGAGAGCTAACGCAATTTGAAAACGATGAATTAGCTAAAAATTTATTAAATTTATGGTCAAAATCTCCGCTTGATGGTGTTTCTGTGGAAACGTGGGGAATTCTCATAAATGCAATTGTTGATGGGATAGCCTTACAAGCAATGGTACAAAAAGATTTTCCAGTAGAAAAAACATATGAAGAGCTTGAACGACTATTTATAGTTTTTACTCAATTACTTAACGAGGGGGATAAGTAA
- a CDS encoding DUF5367 family protein, with protein MKGYLMTLLWGVLVWIFATMFFVFFGEHVLFSPGTEPFTTSLLLLVMGTGLVLWGVTYLYLLFDKSKNAPIKFGIVGTIIGLSLDTFSLSNHNLIFTKLDNTQVIAFTAWMSFAYALYLFIPAMINQQRMKHHKT; from the coding sequence ATGAAAGGGTATTTAATGACTCTCTTATGGGGTGTCTTAGTTTGGATCTTTGCTACAATGTTTTTTGTGTTTTTTGGAGAGCATGTACTCTTTAGTCCCGGTACAGAACCTTTTACAACAAGCTTATTATTATTAGTGATGGGAACAGGGCTTGTATTGTGGGGTGTTACTTATCTTTATCTCTTATTTGATAAATCAAAGAATGCACCAATAAAGTTTGGAATAGTTGGAACGATTATTGGTTTATCATTAGACACATTTTCTTTATCAAATCACAATTTGATTTTCACTAAATTAGATAATACGCAGGTTATTGCGTTTACTGCATGGATGTCTTTTGCTTATGCTTTATATTTATTTATACCGGCAATGATAAACCAACAAAGAATGAAGCATCATAAGACATAA
- a CDS encoding pentapeptide repeat-containing protein, whose product MYNETAKNIRENLKADCSKCFGLCCTALNIAASSDFAINKPAGTPCPNLQKDFRCGIHKNLRDKGFKGCTVFDCLGAGQKVSQDTFGGQSWQEHPEISEKMFSVSPVMEQLYEMIAFIAEALTYNISPSLQKQLNKQLENLQSLTDMDAERLLSLDVVSCRQPVNELLIETSEYIRSEMSSKVFMIKKGKQCRGVDLIGKNLKGKDLRTTDFRGAYLIAADLQNSDLRGVDFIGADLRDANISGANLSTSMFLTQMQINSAKGNDKTILPKHIQAPSHWFN is encoded by the coding sequence ATGTATAATGAAACAGCCAAAAATATTAGAGAAAATCTAAAAGCTGATTGCTCGAAATGCTTTGGACTCTGCTGTACAGCCCTAAATATTGCAGCATCAAGTGATTTTGCAATTAATAAGCCTGCTGGCACACCTTGTCCTAACTTACAAAAAGATTTTCGATGTGGAATTCATAAGAATTTAAGAGATAAAGGATTTAAAGGATGTACAGTGTTTGATTGTCTAGGAGCCGGTCAAAAAGTTTCTCAAGACACTTTTGGTGGTCAAAGTTGGCAAGAGCATCCTGAAATATCCGAAAAAATGTTCAGTGTATCTCCTGTCATGGAACAGCTATATGAGATGATTGCGTTTATCGCTGAAGCACTAACTTATAACATCTCACCTTCATTGCAAAAGCAGTTAAATAAACAATTAGAAAATTTACAGAGCTTGACGGATATGGATGCCGAACGCTTATTGTCATTAGATGTGGTAAGCTGTCGGCAACCAGTAAACGAGTTACTTATAGAAACAAGTGAATACATTCGAAGTGAGATGAGTTCAAAGGTTTTTATGATTAAGAAAGGCAAGCAATGTAGGGGTGTTGATTTGATTGGAAAGAACTTAAAAGGTAAAGATTTAAGAACGACTGATTTTAGAGGAGCTTATTTGATTGCTGCCGATTTGCAAAACTCGGATCTAAGAGGTGTTGATTTTATTGGAGCAGATTTGCGTGATGCAAATATAAGTGGGGCGAATCTTTCTACAAGTATGTTTTTAACTCAAATGCAAATAAATTCAGCTAAAGGCAACGATAAAACGATATTACCTAAACACATTCAAGCCCCATCACATTGGTTTAACTAA
- a CDS encoding DUF1697 domain-containing protein has translation MVELRNVLGKMDLNRVQSYIQSGNILFEPNEKEESLQKQIEELIEEEFGFRSKLF, from the coding sequence ATGGTTGAATTGAGGAATGTTCTTGGAAAGATGGATCTTAATCGGGTGCAATCTTATATTCAAAGCGGCAATATTCTGTTTGAACCAAATGAAAAGGAAGAATCATTGCAGAAACAAATCGAGGAGTTAATTGAGGAAGAATTCGGTTTTCGATCAAAGCTATTTTAA
- a CDS encoding helix-turn-helix transcriptional regulator: MKTKIKEYRAKHNLTQLELAKAVGVRRETISFLEKGEYNPSLKLAIKIARNFHVSIEEIFIFEESDFD, translated from the coding sequence ATGAAAACGAAAATAAAGGAATACAGAGCCAAACACAACTTAACTCAATTAGAACTTGCAAAAGCGGTCGGGGTAAGGAGAGAAACGATCAGCTTTTTGGAAAAAGGAGAGTATAATCCTTCTCTAAAACTCGCCATTAAAATTGCGCGTAATTTTCATGTAAGTATAGAAGAAATATTCATTTTTGAAGAGAGTGATTTTGACTAA
- a CDS encoding SLC13 family permease, translating to MDSEVSILGVLVAMVLTIILIFRRINPTYAMIAGALAGGIVGGVELATTLDFMMEGAQLLTPAVLRILAAGVLVGVLIESGAANVIANTIVTKMGETRALLAITLSTLVLTAVGVFIAAAVITVAPIALMIAKRTKVSRLSILIAVVCGARAGNVMSPNPNTIAAAESFSLPLTKVMFAGLGPAVVGAVVTYLIAKKINNKGSKVKEIREEKTDEMGQPSFLAAISGPLFAIFILSLQPLLDIKVDSLLALPAGGFFGVIVMRKTKEVKSYMSSGLQKMSGISILILGTGTLAGIIVNSSLNNMIMSGLNAFHLPISFIAPLSGSFMSLATASATSSVAISSNVFGELLLENGVSALASATMINAGAVAFDYLPHGPLFHISRDSFFMDMKERLKALPYETLIGIIVVIVSTIIYGGLL from the coding sequence ATGGATTCAGAGGTTAGTATTTTAGGTGTGTTAGTGGCAATGGTGTTAACCATTATCTTAATCTTTAGAAGAATTAACCCTACATATGCAATGATTGCAGGTGCGCTTGCTGGCGGAATAGTTGGAGGAGTTGAGTTAGCAACAACCCTAGACTTCATGATGGAGGGGGCTCAATTATTGACCCCTGCAGTGTTACGAATACTAGCAGCTGGAGTGTTAGTCGGCGTATTAATAGAATCAGGGGCAGCAAATGTCATTGCGAATACTATTGTTACAAAAATGGGAGAAACAAGAGCTTTATTAGCAATTACGTTGTCTACATTAGTCTTAACGGCAGTAGGAGTGTTTATCGCAGCTGCTGTTATTACGGTTGCCCCGATTGCTTTAATGATAGCCAAACGAACTAAAGTTTCTCGGTTAAGTATTTTAATTGCTGTTGTATGTGGGGCGAGAGCTGGGAATGTGATGTCTCCTAACCCAAATACGATAGCAGCTGCTGAAAGCTTTTCCCTACCACTAACCAAAGTTATGTTTGCTGGACTTGGACCTGCTGTAGTCGGAGCAGTTGTTACTTATTTAATAGCCAAAAAAATAAATAATAAAGGGTCAAAAGTCAAAGAAATTAGGGAAGAAAAGACAGATGAGATGGGTCAGCCTTCCTTTTTGGCAGCCATTTCAGGTCCATTATTCGCCATTTTCATACTCTCATTACAACCTTTATTGGATATTAAAGTTGATTCATTACTTGCATTGCCAGCTGGAGGTTTTTTTGGGGTGATTGTGATGAGAAAAACAAAAGAGGTAAAGTCTTATATGTCGAGTGGACTTCAAAAAATGTCTGGTATATCCATTTTAATACTTGGGACAGGTACGTTAGCCGGTATTATCGTTAATTCTTCACTCAATAATATGATTATGAGTGGATTAAATGCATTTCATTTACCCATCTCTTTCATCGCACCTCTATCAGGTTCATTTATGTCGTTAGCCACAGCTTCAGCCACATCTTCTGTTGCAATTTCTAGTAATGTGTTTGGAGAATTGTTACTAGAGAATGGAGTTAGTGCTTTAGCAAGTGCAACGATGATAAACGCAGGAGCAGTTGCATTTGATTATTTGCCCCATGGTCCTCTCTTCCATATTTCAAGAGATAGTTTCTTCATGGATATGAAAGAACGACTTAAAGCTCTACCTTACGAGACTTTAATTGGGATTATAGTCGTAATTGTTTCTACAATTATTTATGGCGGACTACTATAG
- a CDS encoding LysR family transcriptional regulator codes for MDLKSLKTFKLIASTGSFQRAAEELNYDQSTVTMQIKKLEDDLGMKLFERGKRIVLTDAGESTPRRSNPFII; via the coding sequence ATGGACTTAAAATCCTTAAAGACCTTTAAGCTAATTGCTTCGACTGGAAGCTTTCAGAGAGCAGCAGAGGAGCTGAATTATGATCAATCTACTGTAACCATGCAAATCAAAAAACTTGAAGATGATTTAGGAATGAAACTTTTCGAAAGAGGCAAAAGAATAGTTTTGACAGACGCAGGGGAGAGTACTCCTCGAAGAAGCAACCCCTTTATTATTTAG
- a CDS encoding methyltransferase domain-containing protein, protein MKQNVKDIWDAGLYDESHSFVSKFGNDLVELLAPTTGEQILDLGCGTGDLANTIYDYEADVKGVDKSANMVKEASKKFPHIKFEVEDVLELEYKKEFDAVFSNATLHWVKEAKQALRCIYSSLKSGGRFVAEFGGKGNVQIITNEIVNQLKLAGIEYTSEQFPWYFPSIGEYSSLMEETGFRVTFAQHFDRPTPLEGNNGLKNWIEMFAGNMFEDKSEATKEQVIKNVENNLRDILFIDGRWIADYKRIRVVGMKE, encoded by the coding sequence ATGAAACAGAACGTAAAAGATATTTGGGATGCCGGATTATATGATGAGAGCCATTCATTTGTCTCGAAGTTTGGAAATGATTTAGTTGAGCTTTTAGCACCTACGACGGGCGAACAAATTCTTGATCTTGGTTGCGGCACTGGGGATTTAGCAAATACCATCTATGATTACGAGGCGGACGTGAAAGGTGTCGATAAATCAGCAAATATGGTAAAGGAAGCATCGAAGAAATTTCCACATATTAAATTTGAGGTTGAAGATGTTTTAGAATTAGAATACAAAAAGGAATTCGATGCTGTTTTCTCAAACGCTACTCTTCACTGGGTAAAGGAAGCGAAACAAGCTCTCCGATGTATATATAGCAGCTTAAAATCTGGTGGACGATTCGTCGCAGAGTTTGGTGGTAAAGGAAACGTTCAGATTATTACCAATGAAATTGTAAATCAATTAAAATTAGCAGGAATCGAATATACTTCTGAACAATTTCCTTGGTATTTTCCAAGTATAGGTGAATACTCTTCCTTGATGGAAGAGACCGGATTTCGAGTGACGTTTGCTCAACATTTTGACAGACCAACACCTTTAGAGGGGAATAATGGTTTAAAAAATTGGATTGAAATGTTCGCTGGAAACATGTTTGAAGATAAATCAGAAGCAACAAAAGAGCAAGTTATTAAAAATGTAGAAAATAACTTACGAGACATTCTATTTATAGATGGTCGTTGGATTGCCGACTACAAAAGAATTCGAGTAGTTGGAATGAAAGAATAA